A genome region from Oncorhynchus gorbuscha isolate QuinsamMale2020 ecotype Even-year linkage group LG26, OgorEven_v1.0, whole genome shotgun sequence includes the following:
- the LOC124016283 gene encoding uncharacterized protein LOC124016283, translating to MSYIMDPLSRDCSKGSLKGSSAPFSPDTDGDVDGDPVQPSVDLELARKKKELEVIEEKIARKKDVLATRELEHGAKDMPKKQTASTTVKGMSKQTNMDNTIFKTYNNVADRSSRVCLPLKRRVLDILNTPAELKNQNKMRALDLMIRAPLENEEARPLRLRVLMNQRRYPDNEEVVPDDEPHNPTIQRPLNSLRTQEKDIAATGFQRFLNVLNEGVDLNKLSKIVNDENGLLIVGEELPQVWPTLPEGHDDSSSRSKSSLVEEKTKVRLEDEQRHEQMQTLLEIVGLDLGVEEFGQLTDGTNDRLYGKMGDLKRKEFENEKGKREKGKRAFI from the exons ATGAGCTACATCATGGATCCATTGTCCAGAGACTGTAGCAAAGGCTCATTGAAGGGTAGCAGTGCTCCCTTCTCCCCAGACACAGATGGGGACGTTGACGGAGATCCTGTGCAGCCCAGTGTGGACCTGGAACTCGCTCGTAAGAAGAAGGAGCTGGAGGTCATAGAGGAGAAGATAGCTCGCAAGAAAGATGTTCTTGCTACACGAGAGCTTGAACACGGAGCTAAGGACATGCCTAAAAAACAGACTGCATCCACAACAGTGAAGGGCATGTCTAAACAGACCAATATGGACAATACAATATTCAAAACATACAACAATGTCGCCGACAGGTCGTCACGCGTATGCCTACCTCTTAAACGGAGGGTGCTGGACATTCTAA ATACCCCTGCCGAGCTGAAGAATCAAAACAAGATGCGAGCATTGGATCTGATGATTAGAGCTCCCCTAGAAAATGAAGAGGCCCGTCCTCTGAGACTGAGGGTTTTAATGAACCAGCGACGCTATCCCGACAATGAGGAG GTGGTCCCTGATGATGAACCGCATAATCCAACCATTCAGAGGCCACTTAATTCACTCAGGACACAGGAGAAAGACATAGCAGCCACAGGCTTCCAGCGCTTCCTCAATGTCCTCAATGAAGGTGTGGACCTCAACAAGCTCTCAAAGATCGTCAACGACGAAAATGGGTTACTCATTGTGGGCGAGGAGCTACCACAAGTTTGGCCGACTCTGCCCGAGGGTCATGATGACTCCAGCAGTAGATCCAAGTCTTCTCTAGTTGAGGAGAAGACGAAGGTGAGGCTTGAGGATGAGCAGCGGCACGAGCAGATGCAGACCCTGCTGGAGATCGTTGGGCTGGACTTGGGGGTTGAGGAGTTTGGTCAGCTGACAGATGGGACCAATGACAGGCTGTATGGGAAGATGGGAGACTTGAAAAGGAAGGAGTTCGAGAATGAGAAGGGGAAAAGAGAAAAAGGAAAGCGAGCCTTCATTTAA